In Streptomyces sp. NBC_01426, one genomic interval encodes:
- a CDS encoding helix-turn-helix domain-containing protein, with amino-acid sequence MGALIRGHRLRIGMTQRELADLSTISVRAIRDLEQGKARRPRPDTVRLMADALRLGPRARAALEAAAQQGRPGAQGWTEPPAPPTALHAILGRDAEAGLLERELGAGAERLAHVVGLGGVGKTRLALEVADRLHRAGMPVLWHAFPGAAADYLTSGEGAVPARAAAVAARLCATADPASAERTSGHGPAGGGGDPQDAEAVSALAELLGDRPALLVLDGAPAAAPRFDLLTALLRACPGLRLLVTSDRPWEIPGERIFLLSPLAVPVEGAVDSAAPAVRVFLDHVRRVRPGFGATSADLERAAWICRRLDGHPGALAAAASWLVLCDLDALCRSLDADPAALLDHLGGGEGTGRLRAALHALPDRLTPGARGLLEALCAGADDAFTLTGITALTGRDLPGSGRLLRELLISGAVRAAHEVDGAHFRVPGLVRTACRARAVVSVSAAS; translated from the coding sequence GTGGGGGCCCTCATCAGAGGGCACCGGCTGCGCATCGGCATGACCCAGCGGGAACTGGCCGACCTGTCGACGATCAGTGTGCGGGCCATCCGCGATCTGGAGCAGGGCAAGGCGAGACGTCCGCGCCCCGACACGGTGCGGCTCATGGCGGACGCACTGCGGCTGGGCCCGCGGGCCCGCGCAGCGCTGGAGGCGGCCGCGCAGCAGGGCCGGCCGGGTGCGCAGGGGTGGACGGAGCCGCCCGCGCCGCCGACGGCCCTGCACGCGATCCTGGGCCGGGATGCCGAGGCGGGGCTCCTGGAGCGGGAGTTGGGGGCGGGCGCGGAGCGGTTGGCGCACGTGGTGGGGCTCGGCGGGGTGGGCAAGACCCGATTGGCGCTGGAGGTGGCGGACCGGTTGCACCGGGCCGGGATGCCCGTGTTGTGGCACGCCTTTCCCGGCGCCGCGGCGGACTACCTGACGTCCGGGGAGGGTGCGGTGCCGGCCCGGGCGGCGGCCGTCGCGGCCCGGCTGTGCGCCACCGCGGACCCGGCTTCCGCCGAGCGCACCTCCGGGCACGGCCCCGCAGGCGGAGGCGGTGACCCGCAGGACGCGGAGGCCGTGTCGGCGCTCGCGGAACTCCTGGGCGACAGGCCCGCGTTACTCGTCCTCGATGGTGCCCCTGCGGCCGCGCCCCGGTTCGACCTGTTGACGGCGCTGCTGCGGGCCTGCCCCGGCCTGCGGCTGCTGGTCACCTCGGACCGGCCGTGGGAGATACCGGGCGAGCGGATCTTCCTGCTCTCCCCCCTGGCGGTGCCGGTCGAGGGGGCGGTCGATTCTGCGGCCCCGGCCGTGCGGGTGTTCCTGGACCACGTCCGGCGGGTCCGGCCCGGCTTCGGCGCGACCTCGGCGGATCTGGAGCGGGCGGCGTGGATCTGCCGCCGCCTGGACGGCCATCCGGGAGCGCTCGCCGCGGCCGCGTCCTGGCTGGTGCTGTGCGATCTCGACGCCCTGTGCCGCAGCCTGGACGCCGACCCCGCGGCCCTCCTCGACCACCTCGGCGGCGGCGAGGGCACGGGACGCCTGCGGGCGGCGCTGCACGCGCTGCCGGACCGGCTCACACCGGGGGCGCGGGGCCTGCTGGAGGCGCTCTGCGCCGGCGCCGACGACGCGTTCACGCTGACCGGCATCACCGCGCTGACCGGCCGTGACCTGCCGGGCTCCGGCCGGCTGCTGCGGGAACTGCTGATCAGCGGGGCCGTGCGGGCCGCGCACGAGGTCGACGGTGCGCACTTCCGGGTACCGGGGCTGGTCCGGACCGCCTGCCGGGCACGGGCGGTCGTCTCCGTCTCCGCCGCCTCCTGA
- a CDS encoding AfsR/SARP family transcriptional regulator, with protein MTVSSGGVFHTPDAVVFRILGPLQVTGLHGPVRIPPGRQEVILAALLLEANRVVSTDYLVDLIWDDEPPDTARTQVQICVSRLRKLFTKAAIAAAITTRPPGYVLKTEGDLVDAALFARKVADARAAARQGDATEAVELLRSAGELWQGDCLSGVSSETLRSKALQLDEERLTAVETRIELDLDLGRHHQLVGEIQLLVRVHPLRERLRGQLMLALYRSGRQAEALESYRVGRDLLVEDLGLEPGGALRRLERDILSGAVAPLPSETGPGAPTAGGTRVAGFDRPGPGRAPGGGTHPGSTGGGYAEQRRDRADDAGPTATTLLTVTSTPPAGRVPAGRGPSDGDPTGSAGYRPATTAPPTERHGTDDPHTTHGQYTQHATDGPHAQHGTHTQNGTDAQQGTGGPQQRVAGGAGFREEVPRQLPADTSDFVGDEEQIARVERTLLGDGDRRAVGLAVIVGKPGTGKSTLATHIAHRLSETSFPDGQLYCDLRGTGTPATSGEVLGRFLRALGIPGPVIPESQDERAEMYRTLLAARRVLVVLDDAASESQIRPLLPGSNRCAVLVTSRVRLTGLPGAHRVELDVMDTERALELLARVVGGDRVGREATAAEALVRTVGGLPLALRIVAARLAARPHWPLSSMVHRLANERHRLDELTHGEMTMRASLCLTHDGLAAEDRRLLRLLSLAQGPTLPGWLAGALLDDRRPFPSDLLEPLVDVQMLDVVGVDSTGGFRYRFHEIIRVFAREQLATHDDAGTRRAAATRMLGGWLSLAEQAHRRIYGGDFTVLHGSAPRWEPPAACVDELLVDPLEWLDSEHANLVQAVEHAAREQQDELCWDLATTLATLFEGRGYFDDWERTHQLALESVRSAGNTRGTAALLGSLGVLYLGRSQNEESRTALTTALGLFRELDDRQGLALCHRDLALLERMRGDDDRALGLYDRALRDFDRVGDVVGRAIVLTQSAHIWMRRGQDAAAQSRLDEALGIYRSVGYTGGEARTLRRAGQLSQSRGEHERAVRTFTEVLELCRASGDLIGEGHLLRDLGHAHVEMGRGEAARGFYAQALSVRDQMMDHGGAALVRLDLARLLAASGSSGERSRSRELLETAVRAFRERRMTVELAEAEGMLGIGATAGAHAGAGTGAAAAAVTVIGTAGSTASRTAGGTAGGAASGPGVGGGSSAGSGHGPVHPPVLGPVIAALPARAVHAPAAESAAGV; from the coding sequence ATGACTGTTTCGTCCGGCGGGGTGTTCCACACCCCGGACGCGGTGGTTTTCCGGATCCTCGGACCGTTACAGGTGACCGGCCTCCACGGGCCGGTGAGGATTCCCCCCGGGCGGCAGGAGGTCATTCTCGCCGCCCTGCTCCTTGAGGCGAACCGGGTGGTCAGCACCGACTACCTGGTCGATCTGATCTGGGACGACGAACCGCCGGACACGGCGCGCACCCAGGTGCAGATCTGTGTCTCGCGGTTGCGGAAGCTGTTCACGAAGGCGGCCATCGCCGCCGCGATCACCACGCGACCGCCGGGTTACGTGCTCAAGACGGAGGGCGACCTCGTCGACGCGGCGTTGTTCGCCCGCAAGGTCGCGGACGCGCGGGCCGCCGCACGACAGGGCGACGCAACCGAGGCCGTGGAACTGCTGCGCTCGGCTGGCGAGTTGTGGCAGGGAGACTGCCTGAGTGGTGTGTCGAGCGAGACGTTGCGCAGCAAGGCCCTTCAGCTGGACGAGGAGCGGCTGACGGCCGTGGAGACCCGCATCGAGTTGGACCTGGACCTGGGGCGGCACCATCAGCTCGTGGGCGAGATCCAGTTGTTGGTACGGGTCCACCCGCTGCGGGAGCGGCTGCGCGGGCAGTTGATGCTGGCCCTGTACCGGTCGGGGCGGCAGGCGGAGGCGTTGGAGAGCTACCGCGTCGGGCGCGACCTGCTGGTGGAGGACCTGGGCCTGGAGCCCGGTGGGGCATTGCGCCGGCTGGAGCGGGACATCCTGTCGGGTGCGGTTGCGCCGCTGCCGTCGGAGACCGGGCCGGGCGCACCCACTGCGGGGGGCACGCGCGTCGCGGGGTTCGACAGACCCGGGCCCGGCCGTGCGCCGGGTGGTGGCACCCACCCCGGGTCGACCGGAGGCGGGTACGCCGAGCAGCGCCGGGACCGGGCCGACGACGCCGGGCCGACCGCGACCACGCTCCTGACCGTGACCTCGACTCCCCCGGCGGGCCGGGTCCCGGCCGGCCGGGGCCCCTCCGACGGCGACCCGACCGGATCCGCGGGGTACCGCCCGGCCACGACGGCCCCTCCGACGGAACGGCACGGCACGGACGACCCACACACGACACACGGGCAGTACACGCAGCACGCCACGGACGGGCCACACGCGCAGCACGGCACGCACACCCAGAACGGCACGGACGCGCAGCAGGGCACGGGCGGGCCGCAGCAGCGGGTGGCGGGCGGCGCCGGGTTCCGCGAGGAGGTTCCGCGTCAACTTCCGGCCGACACCTCCGACTTCGTCGGCGACGAGGAGCAGATCGCCCGGGTCGAAAGGACGTTGCTCGGCGACGGGGATCGGCGGGCCGTGGGGCTCGCGGTGATCGTGGGCAAGCCCGGCACCGGAAAGTCCACGCTCGCCACTCACATCGCGCACCGGTTAAGTGAAACCTCTTTCCCCGACGGGCAGTTGTACTGCGATCTGCGCGGCACGGGAACCCCGGCCACGTCCGGCGAGGTGCTGGGCCGGTTCCTGCGGGCGCTCGGCATCCCCGGGCCGGTGATCCCCGAGTCGCAGGACGAGCGGGCCGAGATGTACCGGACCCTGTTGGCCGCGCGCCGGGTGCTGGTCGTCCTCGACGACGCGGCGTCCGAGAGTCAGATCCGTCCGCTGCTGCCCGGCAGCAACAGGTGCGCGGTCCTCGTCACCAGTCGGGTCCGCCTGACCGGGCTCCCCGGGGCGCACCGGGTGGAGCTCGACGTCATGGACACCGAACGGGCGTTGGAACTGTTGGCGCGGGTCGTCGGCGGCGACCGCGTCGGCCGTGAGGCGACGGCGGCGGAGGCGCTCGTACGGACGGTCGGCGGACTGCCCCTGGCCCTGCGGATCGTCGCGGCCCGGCTGGCGGCCCGACCGCACTGGCCGCTGTCCTCGATGGTGCACCGGCTCGCCAACGAGCGGCACCGCCTGGACGAGCTGACCCACGGCGAGATGACCATGCGGGCCAGCCTCTGCCTCACCCACGACGGGCTCGCCGCGGAGGACCGCCGGCTGCTGCGCCTGTTGAGCCTGGCGCAGGGGCCCACCCTGCCGGGGTGGCTGGCGGGGGCCCTGCTGGACGACCGGCGCCCCTTCCCCTCGGACCTCCTGGAACCGCTCGTCGACGTACAGATGCTGGACGTCGTCGGCGTGGACTCCACCGGTGGCTTCCGCTACCGCTTCCACGAGATCATTCGGGTCTTCGCCCGGGAGCAGTTGGCCACGCACGACGATGCGGGCACCCGGAGGGCGGCGGCCACCAGGATGCTCGGCGGTTGGCTCTCGCTGGCCGAGCAGGCTCACCGGCGCATCTACGGCGGGGACTTCACGGTGCTGCACGGCAGCGCGCCGCGCTGGGAGCCGCCGGCCGCGTGCGTGGACGAGTTGCTGGTCGATCCGCTGGAGTGGCTCGACAGCGAGCACGCGAACCTGGTGCAGGCCGTCGAGCACGCCGCCCGCGAACAACAGGACGAACTGTGCTGGGACCTGGCGACCACCCTGGCCACCCTGTTCGAGGGCCGCGGCTACTTCGACGACTGGGAGCGTACGCACCAACTCGCCCTGGAGTCGGTCCGGTCGGCCGGGAACACGCGCGGCACGGCGGCCCTGCTCGGCTCGCTCGGGGTGCTGTACCTGGGTCGCAGCCAGAACGAGGAGTCCCGCACCGCCTTGACGACGGCGCTCGGGCTGTTCCGGGAACTCGACGACCGGCAGGGCCTGGCGCTGTGCCACCGCGATCTGGCCCTGCTGGAGCGGATGCGGGGCGACGACGACCGGGCGCTCGGTCTGTACGACCGGGCGCTGCGGGATTTCGACCGGGTCGGTGACGTGGTGGGCCGGGCCATCGTCCTGACGCAGAGCGCGCACATCTGGATGCGGCGCGGGCAGGACGCGGCCGCGCAGAGCCGGCTGGACGAGGCGCTCGGCATCTACCGGTCCGTGGGGTACACGGGCGGTGAGGCCCGGACCCTGCGCAGGGCAGGTCAGTTGTCGCAGAGTCGGGGTGAACACGAGCGTGCGGTGCGGACGTTCACCGAGGTGTTGGAGCTCTGCCGCGCGAGCGGGGACCTGATCGGCGAGGGGCACCTGCTGCGGGACCTGGGGCACGCGCACGTGGAGATGGGCCGGGGTGAGGCCGCGCGGGGCTTCTACGCGCAGGCGCTGTCGGTGCGGGACCAGATGATGGACCACGGTGGCGCCGCGCTGGTGCGCCTGGACCTGGCGCGGTTGCTGGCCGCGAGCGGGAGCTCCGGGGAGCGGTCGCGTTCCCGCGAACTGCTGGAGACGGCGGTGCGGGCCTTCCGCGAGCGTCGGATGACGGTGGAGCTGGCCGAGGCGGAAGGCATGTTGGGCATCGGCGCGACGGCCGGCGCGCATGCGGGTGCGGGTACCGGTGCGGCTGCGGCTGCCGTCACCGTCATCGGTACAGCGGGAAGCACGGCGAGCCGTACGGCGGGCGGTACGGCGGGCGGTGCGGCTTCGGGTCCCGGTGTCGGGGGCGGTTCCTCGGCCGGGTCGGGGCACGGTCCGGTGCACCCTCCGGTACTCGGGCCGGTGATCGCGGCCCTGCCGGCCCGGGCGGTGCACGCGCCGGCGGCGGAGTCCGCCGCCGGGGTCTGA